Proteins from one Setaria italica strain Yugu1 chromosome V, Setaria_italica_v2.0, whole genome shotgun sequence genomic window:
- the LOC101778420 gene encoding protein NUCLEAR FUSION DEFECTIVE 4 isoform X2 codes for MPSPSSAHWLSLVGSIWLQTINGPNADFPVYSSQLKDLKHISQVQLNFLAFASDAGKLFGWFSGVAALYLPLWLVAFVGAAFGLVGYGVQYLFLDSAGLRYWHLFLLTSLAGNGICWINTVCYLLCIRNFGSSSRVAVGLATSYLGLSAKVYTSLADSIPGLANSKAKAYLLLNAVVPMLVTVVVAPSLRAVDLTSNASTDAAFLVMFAITLATGACAVVGSIGSTSNGLSSREHMVSLGVLLATPILIPLALRIRESLNKIWETKRENRIHDLGTDDADAIERVVAIDIADVESKEGDSATEKPKEEVGGLRLLRKLDFWLYFFSYMFSGTLGLVFLNNLGQIAESRQLAQTSTLVSLSSSFGFFGRLLPSFLDYYSAKSGYSISRTGSMASLMAPMAGAFFLLLNPGNFFLYLSTAVIGTCTGAITSVAVSATSELFGTKNFGVNHNVVVSNIPVGSLCFGYFAAYLYQRGAAQGGHQSCIGAGCYQETFVVWGAMCAVGTLLCSVLYARSRGFAGRLSAVAAAGGAIPDEGDAEKPGGG; via the exons ATGCCTTCCCCTTCCTCGGCCCACTGGCTGAGCCTCGTCGGGAGCATCTGGCTGCAGACCATCAACGGGCCCAACGCCGACTTCCCCGTCTACTCGTCGCAGCTCAAGGACCTCAAGCACATCTCCCAGGTGCAGCTCAACTTCCTGGCCTTCGCCTCCGACGCCGGCAAGCTCTTCGGCTGGTTCTCCGGGGTGGCCGCGCTGTACCTCCCGCTCTGGCTCGTCGCCTTCGTCGGCGCCGCGTTCGGCCTCGTCGGCTACGGCGTCCAGTACCTCTTCCTCGACAGCGCCGGCCTCCGGTACTGGCACCTGTTCCTGCTCACCTCCCTGGCCGGGAATGGCATCTGCTGGATCAACACCGTCTGCTACCTCCTCTGCATCCGCAACTTCGGCTCCAGCAGCCGCGTCGCCGTGGGCCTCGCCACCAGCTACCTCGGCCTCAGCGCCAAGGTCTACACCAGCCTGGCAGACTCCATACCGGGCCTGGCCAACTCCAAGGCCAAGGCCTACCTCCTGCTCAATGCCGTCGTGCCCATGCTCGTCACCGTCGTGGTGGCGCCGTCGCTCAGGGCGGTCGACCTCACGAGCAACGCGAGCACGGACGCGGCATTCCTCGTCATGTTCGCCATCACGCTCGCCACGGGCGCCTGCGCCGTCGTCGGCAGCATCGGCTCCACGTCCAACGGGCTCTCGTCGAGGGAGCACATGGTCAGCCTCGGCGTGCTCCTGGCAACCCCCATACTCATCCCGCTGGCGCTCAGGATCCGCGAGAGCCTCAACAAGATTTGGGAGACCAAACGGGAGAACAGGATCCACGACCTCGGcaccgacgacgccgacgccatCGAGAGGGTCGTCGCCATCGACATCGCTGACGTTGAGAGCAAGGAGGGGGACTCCGCCACGGAGAAACCAAAGGAGGAGGTCGGCGGCCTCCGGCTGCTGAGAAAGCTGGACTTCTGGCTCTACTTCTTCAGCTACATGTTCAGCGGCACCCTGGGTCTGGTGTTCCTGAACAATCTGGGACAGATCGCCGAGTCGCGACAGCTCGCGCAGACTTCTACGCTGGTCTCGCTGTCGTCGTCGTTTGGATTCTTCGGCCGCCTGCTGCCATCCTTCTTGGACTACTACTCCGCGAA AAGCGGCTACTCCATCTCGAGGACGGGATCCATGGCGTCGCTGATGGCGCCCATGGCGGGCGCCTTCTTCCTGCTCCTCAACCCGGGCAACTTCTTCCTGTACCTGAGCACGGCGGTGATCGGTACGTGCACGGGCGCCATCACGTCGGTGGCCGTCTCCGCCACCAGCGAGCTGTTCGGCACCAAGAACTTCGGCGTGAACCACAACGTGGTGGTGAGCAACATCCCCGTGGGCTCCCTGTGCTTCGGCTACTTCGCCGCCTACCTCTaccagcgcggcgcggcgcagggcGGCCACCAAAGCTGCATCGGCGCCGGGTGCTACCAGGAGACGTTCGTGGTGTGGGGCGCCATGTGCGCCGTGGGCACGCTACTCTGCTCCGTGCTCTACGCGCGGTCGCGCGGCTTCGCCGGGAGGCTATCGGCGGTcgcggcggccggaggagcA ATCCCGGACGAAGGGGATGCAGAAAAGCCTGGGGGAGGCTGA
- the LOC101778420 gene encoding protein NUCLEAR FUSION DEFECTIVE 4 isoform X1 yields MPSPSSAHWLSLVGSIWLQTINGPNADFPVYSSQLKDLKHISQVQLNFLAFASDAGKLFGWFSGVAALYLPLWLVAFVGAAFGLVGYGVQYLFLDSAGLRYWHLFLLTSLAGNGICWINTVCYLLCIRNFGSSSRVAVGLATSYLGLSAKVYTSLADSIPGLANSKAKAYLLLNAVVPMLVTVVVAPSLRAVDLTSNASTDAAFLVMFAITLATGACAVVGSIGSTSNGLSSREHMVSLGVLLATPILIPLALRIRESLNKIWETKRENRIHDLGTDDADAIERVVAIDIADVESKEGDSATEKPKEEVGGLRLLRKLDFWLYFFSYMFSGTLGLVFLNNLGQIAESRQLAQTSTLVSLSSSFGFFGRLLPSFLDYYSAKSGYSISRTGSMASLMAPMAGAFFLLLNPGNFFLYLSTAVIGTCTGAITSVAVSATSELFGTKNFGVNHNVVVSNIPVGSLCFGYFAAYLYQRGAAQGGHQSCIGAGCYQETFVVWGAMCAVGTLLCSVLYARSRGFAGRLSAVAAAGGAVRTSCLARLANLFS; encoded by the exons ATGCCTTCCCCTTCCTCGGCCCACTGGCTGAGCCTCGTCGGGAGCATCTGGCTGCAGACCATCAACGGGCCCAACGCCGACTTCCCCGTCTACTCGTCGCAGCTCAAGGACCTCAAGCACATCTCCCAGGTGCAGCTCAACTTCCTGGCCTTCGCCTCCGACGCCGGCAAGCTCTTCGGCTGGTTCTCCGGGGTGGCCGCGCTGTACCTCCCGCTCTGGCTCGTCGCCTTCGTCGGCGCCGCGTTCGGCCTCGTCGGCTACGGCGTCCAGTACCTCTTCCTCGACAGCGCCGGCCTCCGGTACTGGCACCTGTTCCTGCTCACCTCCCTGGCCGGGAATGGCATCTGCTGGATCAACACCGTCTGCTACCTCCTCTGCATCCGCAACTTCGGCTCCAGCAGCCGCGTCGCCGTGGGCCTCGCCACCAGCTACCTCGGCCTCAGCGCCAAGGTCTACACCAGCCTGGCAGACTCCATACCGGGCCTGGCCAACTCCAAGGCCAAGGCCTACCTCCTGCTCAATGCCGTCGTGCCCATGCTCGTCACCGTCGTGGTGGCGCCGTCGCTCAGGGCGGTCGACCTCACGAGCAACGCGAGCACGGACGCGGCATTCCTCGTCATGTTCGCCATCACGCTCGCCACGGGCGCCTGCGCCGTCGTCGGCAGCATCGGCTCCACGTCCAACGGGCTCTCGTCGAGGGAGCACATGGTCAGCCTCGGCGTGCTCCTGGCAACCCCCATACTCATCCCGCTGGCGCTCAGGATCCGCGAGAGCCTCAACAAGATTTGGGAGACCAAACGGGAGAACAGGATCCACGACCTCGGcaccgacgacgccgacgccatCGAGAGGGTCGTCGCCATCGACATCGCTGACGTTGAGAGCAAGGAGGGGGACTCCGCCACGGAGAAACCAAAGGAGGAGGTCGGCGGCCTCCGGCTGCTGAGAAAGCTGGACTTCTGGCTCTACTTCTTCAGCTACATGTTCAGCGGCACCCTGGGTCTGGTGTTCCTGAACAATCTGGGACAGATCGCCGAGTCGCGACAGCTCGCGCAGACTTCTACGCTGGTCTCGCTGTCGTCGTCGTTTGGATTCTTCGGCCGCCTGCTGCCATCCTTCTTGGACTACTACTCCGCGAA AAGCGGCTACTCCATCTCGAGGACGGGATCCATGGCGTCGCTGATGGCGCCCATGGCGGGCGCCTTCTTCCTGCTCCTCAACCCGGGCAACTTCTTCCTGTACCTGAGCACGGCGGTGATCGGTACGTGCACGGGCGCCATCACGTCGGTGGCCGTCTCCGCCACCAGCGAGCTGTTCGGCACCAAGAACTTCGGCGTGAACCACAACGTGGTGGTGAGCAACATCCCCGTGGGCTCCCTGTGCTTCGGCTACTTCGCCGCCTACCTCTaccagcgcggcgcggcgcagggcGGCCACCAAAGCTGCATCGGCGCCGGGTGCTACCAGGAGACGTTCGTGGTGTGGGGCGCCATGTGCGCCGTGGGCACGCTACTCTGCTCCGTGCTCTACGCGCGGTCGCGCGGCTTCGCCGGGAGGCTATCGGCGGTcgcggcggccggaggagcAGTAAGGACATCGTGCCTTGCCCGCTTAGCTAACCTCTTCTCGTAG